Genomic DNA from Selenomonas sp. oral taxon 126:
CGCGAACCGCTCTCGCATATCGACCGCGCCGATGTCTGCCTCATGACGAAGGTCGACCAGGCGGCACCGGGTGCGATCACGCATATCTGGGAGACGTTCCGCAGCTACAATCAGGACGGCATCATCCTCGAGAGCATCCATCAGCCCCGCCAGTTTGTGCGGCTCTCGGACTGGTATGAGGACATCGCGGCGGGCGGCGTGCCTGTCACGGAGATGGAGGGGAAGAAGGTGCTCGCGGTCTCCGCGATCGGCAATCCCGCCTCGTTCGAGCAGACGCTTGCCGACCTCGGCGTCGAAATGGTGGAGAGCATGCGCTATCCCGATCACCACGACTACGGCGAGCGCGATATGGCGGAGGTGCTGTATCGCGCGGAGACGCTCGGCGTCGAGGCGATTGTCATCACCGAGAAGGACGCGGTGAAGGTGCCGGCGGACGTCGTGCGTGCGAAGTGGCGCGTCCCCATCTATGTGATCTCCGTTGAGGTCACGTTCCAGAAGGGGCGCGAGGAGTTCTTCCGCAGACTCGAAAAGCAGCTTGCAGCGAAACTCAGACCGGTGTCTTGAGGTGTTATCCAAAGGAAGCTGCTCTCGGAGCGCCCCTTTCGTCACGCCTGCGGCGTGCCACTTCCCCCGTTGCGACGGGGGAAGCTAATATGCCGTAATGCAAAGCCTCCCCCGTTGCTGACCTGTCCAAGAAGCAAGTCCGAAAGGACGCAGCTGATTGGGCAACAGGTCGTATGGGAAAACGTCCCAAGAACACAAGCGTTAGCGAAGTGTGATTGGATGACGTTGACCGCTCGACACGGGGGAGGGGGATCGCGTAAGCGGTGGTAGGGGCGCTTTGAGCGTCTGGACAGGAAAAACAAAGGGCTGTGTGCGAGGCGCTCCTCTGTGTCTTGCGTTCTAAGCAAAATCTTTCTATGGAATTCACAGATCCATGCCTATGCATTATAGAGGTGATCGCATGAAGGTTCTCTGCATTATTCCCGCGCGCTACGCATCCACGCGTCTGCCGGGCAAGCCCCTGCGCGACATTGCGGGTAAGCCCATGATCGTGCGCGTCTATGAGCGCGCCGTGCGGGCGCGGCTCGTGCAGGATGTCGTCGTTGCAACGGACGACGAGCGCATCCTCGCTGCCGTCGAGGAGCACGGTGGACGCGCCGTCATGACGCGCGCCGACCATGCGACGGGGACGGACCGACTCGCCGAGGTCGCGGAGAAAATGATGGACTATGACCTCATCATCAACGTGCAGGGCGACGAACCACTCATCGACCCCGCCGTGATCGACGCGCTCGTCGAGCCGTTTCTCGCGGACGAGTGCCTGCCGATGGCGACGGCAAAGACCCTGCTCACGGACGAGGAGGAGATGGCGAACCCGAACAACGTCAAGGTCATCACCGACCAACGCGGCAACGCGCTCTACTTCTCCCGTGCGTGCATTCCCTACGCGCGCAATCCGGGCGCAAAGGTATACAAGCACATCGGCATCTACGCCTATCGCCGCGACTTCCTGCTTGCGTATGCGCGCATGGCGCAGACCCCACTCGAACTCTCCGAGTCCCTCGAGCAGCTGCGCGCGCTCGAGAACGGACACACAATCCGCGTCATTGAGACGGACGCCGTCTTTATCGGCGTCGATACCGAGGAGGATCTTGCAGCTGTCAATGAAGTTTACTGCAGAGAAGGCATTTATTGACCTCTGCGCGCGAAAACTTTATAATAAGTGTAAATTCCGTGTGTGTTCATGCGGGTGACAGTATATGATTGTTGAAAGGAGCCATGAAGATGAACAAAGTGAAGCTGGCGAATTTTGAGATCGGCGGAGGTGAGCCGCTGGTGCTCCTCGCGGGACCCTGTGTCCTCGAAGGACTCGAGCGCTCGCTCATGATCGGACGCGGCATCAAGGAGATCGCGGATCGTCTTGGCATTCCCTACGTATTCAAGGCATCCTTTGACAAGGCGAACCGCTCTGCCTACCATAGCTTCCGCGGCCCCGGGCTCGAGGAGGGCGTGAAGATCCTCGGTACGATCCGTGCGGAGCTCGGCGTGCCCGTCGTCACCGACATTCACGAGACTTGTCAGGCGGAGCCCGTCGCAAAGGTTGCGGACATCCTGCAGATTCCTGCATTCCTCTCGCGGCAGACCGACCTTCTCCATGCGGCGGCACAGACGGGCGCCATCGTCAACGTGAAGAAGGGGCAGTTCCTCTCGCCGAACGATATGCGCAACGTCGTCGACAAGATCCACGAGAGCGGCAGTGACCGCATCCTCCTCACGGAGCGCGGCGAGAGCTTCGGCTACAACAACCTCGTCGTCGATATGCGCTCCTTCCCCATCATGCGCAGCTTCGGCTATCCCGTCATCTTCGACGGGACGCACAGCGTGCAGCTGCCGGGCGGCGCGGGCACGAGCTCGGGCGGACAGCGCGAGTATGTCGAGTACCTTGTGCGCGCAGCTGTCGGCGCGGGCGTCGACGGACTCTTCCTCGAGGTGCATGACAACCCGCCCGAGGCACTGTCGGACGGGGCGAACATGGTCTATCTCGACAAACTCGAAGACCTCCTGAAGGATGCCCTCGCCATCTACGAGATTGTACGCAAAAAGCTGAAATAGGAGAGACATATGGCACAGAGCATTCGCGAAAAGGCAATCGAGACGATTCAGCTTGAGGCGCAGGCAGTCGCGCAGCTCGCGGAGCGGATCGACGCGGACTTCGAGGCGGCGGTGCGCGCGATTTTGGACTGTAAGGCGCGCGTTGTCGTCACGGGCATGGGCAAATCCGGGCACGTCGGGCGCAAGATTGCGGCGACCCTTGCGAGCACGGGCACGCCGTCCTTCTTCATGCACCCCGCCGAGGCGTTTCACGGCGACCTCGGCATGGTGACGGCGGACGACATCGTTATCGCCATCTCGAACAGCGGCGAGTCGAACGAGGTCGTAAATATCCTCTCGATCATCCACCGCATCGGCGCGCGGATTGTCGCCATGTGCGGCAGGCGCAAATCCCAGCTCGGACGCAGCGCGGACTTCTACATCGACATCGGCGTCGAGCGCGAGGCGTGCCCTCTGGGACTCGCACCGACCAGCTCCACGACAGCGACGCTCGCAATGGGCGATGCG
This window encodes:
- the kdsB gene encoding 3-deoxy-manno-octulosonate cytidylyltransferase, yielding MKVLCIIPARYASTRLPGKPLRDIAGKPMIVRVYERAVRARLVQDVVVATDDERILAAVEEHGGRAVMTRADHATGTDRLAEVAEKMMDYDLIINVQGDEPLIDPAVIDALVEPFLADECLPMATAKTLLTDEEEMANPNNVKVITDQRGNALYFSRACIPYARNPGAKVYKHIGIYAYRRDFLLAYARMAQTPLELSESLEQLRALENGHTIRVIETDAVFIGVDTEEDLAAVNEVYCREGIY
- the kdsA gene encoding 3-deoxy-8-phosphooctulonate synthase, producing MNKVKLANFEIGGGEPLVLLAGPCVLEGLERSLMIGRGIKEIADRLGIPYVFKASFDKANRSAYHSFRGPGLEEGVKILGTIRAELGVPVVTDIHETCQAEPVAKVADILQIPAFLSRQTDLLHAAAQTGAIVNVKKGQFLSPNDMRNVVDKIHESGSDRILLTERGESFGYNNLVVDMRSFPIMRSFGYPVIFDGTHSVQLPGGAGTSSGGQREYVEYLVRAAVGAGVDGLFLEVHDNPPEALSDGANMVYLDKLEDLLKDALAIYEIVRKKLK
- a CDS encoding KpsF/GutQ family sugar-phosphate isomerase encodes the protein MAQSIREKAIETIQLEAQAVAQLAERIDADFEAAVRAILDCKARVVVTGMGKSGHVGRKIAATLASTGTPSFFMHPAEAFHGDLGMVTADDIVIAISNSGESNEVVNILSIIHRIGARIVAMCGRRKSQLGRSADFYIDIGVEREACPLGLAPTSSTTATLAMGDAIAMALMEARDFKKEDYALFHPGGALGRKLLLTVANVMHTGEEKPVVSYHTTAKDALFVMTDKGLGAVSVVDADGKFIGLVTDGIIRRALAKDYNFLDKDVESIMFATPLTIAPDKMAAAALSVMEKHQPRPVTVLPVVDAAGVPVGIVHLTDLLRQGVV